One genomic region from Pseudomonadota bacterium encodes:
- the pdxA gene encoding 4-hydroxythreonine-4-phosphate dehydrogenase PdxA yields MRPRLAISLGDPSGIGPEIVAATLERGGELADVAVFGHWPSLARALARFGGPPPSEVVDALAGSPPPGAWIAVHTGTGDLPLDAPCAAGGESQIRAVAAAADAVLAGRCDALVTGPVSKAAIAEVRPGFTGHTEYLAARCGLGPDDVTMIFAARTVAIGLISTHVPLRLVPEALTAARCERTLRHLAELLSALGKGPRPRIAIAALNPHAGEGGLLGAEENEILAPFCEAQRGSSIAEISGPIPADAIFRDAFAGAYDGVIAAYHDQAMIPLKLAGFGRTANVTAGLPFVRTSPDHGVARDIARTGRADPSGMRLAIDTAVDLWRARRERERR; encoded by the coding sequence ATGCGGCCGAGACTCGCCATATCCTTGGGCGACCCGAGCGGGATAGGGCCCGAGATCGTCGCCGCGACCCTCGAGCGCGGGGGGGAGCTCGCCGACGTCGCGGTGTTCGGCCACTGGCCCTCTCTCGCGCGCGCCCTCGCGCGGTTCGGCGGGCCTCCCCCCTCCGAAGTCGTCGACGCGCTCGCCGGCTCGCCGCCGCCCGGGGCCTGGATCGCGGTCCACACCGGGACAGGCGACCTCCCGCTCGACGCGCCGTGCGCCGCCGGGGGCGAGTCCCAGATCCGCGCGGTCGCGGCCGCCGCGGACGCCGTCCTCGCGGGGCGCTGCGACGCGCTGGTCACCGGGCCCGTCTCCAAGGCGGCGATCGCCGAGGTGCGCCCCGGCTTCACGGGCCACACCGAGTACCTCGCGGCGCGCTGCGGCCTCGGCCCGGACGACGTGACGATGATCTTCGCCGCGCGGACCGTCGCGATCGGCTTGATCTCGACGCACGTCCCCCTGCGGCTCGTGCCCGAGGCGCTCACCGCCGCCCGCTGCGAGCGCACGCTGCGCCACCTCGCGGAGCTGCTCTCGGCGCTCGGGAAGGGGCCGCGGCCGCGGATCGCCATAGCCGCGCTGAACCCGCACGCCGGCGAGGGCGGGCTGCTCGGCGCGGAGGAGAACGAGATCCTCGCGCCGTTCTGCGAGGCGCAGCGGGGCTCGTCGATCGCGGAGATCTCCGGACCGATCCCCGCCGACGCTATCTTCCGGGACGCGTTCGCCGGGGCGTACGACGGCGTGATCGCCGCCTACCACGATCAGGCGATGATCCCGCTCAAGCTCGCGGGCTTCGGCAGGACGGCGAACGTCACGGCCGGGTTGCCGTTCGTCCGGACGAGCCCGGATCACGGCGTCGCGCGGGACATCGCCAGGACCGGCCGCGCCGATCCGTCCGGGATGCGGCTCGCGATCGACACGGCGGTCGATCTCTGGCGCGCGCGCCGCGAGAGGGAGCGGCGATGA
- a CDS encoding GAF domain-containing protein, producing MMTATAADDGGTTRMLWEVVVPGDGGTPSKTVTVEAENWFSALRSSLNKHGSGGQLISNLTCNIKPDRSVHVTDFVTRKVFTLKPLDGASAEGSYGANALAAAAPPAKKEPVAPDAAVEGLPSDLPRCKGFFRRDEAPDDASGIFYRERMIAVAPGTDKDSAARLALAVFERLQAMGTTGDAKMFVAVQIFDHEFEGRFERPAIAALEWKEWSPKKARIQFPLSGSEEIRFTRASVPPPAPETAAAPAAITEPAPAAAPPPAREPDPIPLVAALNPRVAVVRPSVDAVASAPRPAPAPVAPAPVVAETPIDLRAKEPVKKRQTGEGVVLDDVFFHVFERMHEIYSFRDHDKVAEFALKLAQEFIKCEAGSTMLITPGKYELYVAAAQGAVAQSLQGKRMSLTKGIVGFATRAGAVVTVSDPENDPRFHDEFDKATSFRTRNVVCAPIQFEGKTIGAIELLNSPRASGFLQSEANVLSYIAGAVGEYVDTSLPSREAEFSDKEFAEFLPARRAAAMQRGAPVKPAKPANPPAPAQATPAVKPVVKTTMAETPAAKKTQPAPKHKKKRKR from the coding sequence ATGATGACGGCGACCGCTGCGGATGACGGAGGCACGACGCGGATGCTTTGGGAGGTGGTAGTTCCCGGCGACGGCGGTACACCGTCCAAGACCGTCACCGTCGAGGCGGAGAACTGGTTCTCGGCCCTCCGCTCGAGCTTGAACAAGCACGGTTCCGGCGGTCAGCTAATCTCCAATCTCACGTGCAACATCAAGCCGGACAGGAGCGTCCACGTCACGGACTTCGTGACGCGCAAGGTGTTCACGCTCAAGCCCTTGGACGGCGCGTCGGCCGAGGGGAGCTACGGAGCGAACGCTTTAGCCGCGGCCGCCCCTCCCGCGAAGAAGGAGCCCGTCGCGCCGGACGCCGCCGTCGAGGGGCTCCCGTCCGACCTTCCGCGATGCAAGGGCTTCTTCCGGCGTGACGAGGCCCCCGACGACGCGAGCGGCATCTTCTACCGGGAACGGATGATCGCGGTCGCGCCGGGAACCGACAAGGACTCCGCGGCGCGGCTCGCGCTGGCCGTGTTCGAGCGGCTGCAGGCGATGGGGACGACCGGCGACGCGAAGATGTTCGTCGCGGTGCAGATCTTCGACCACGAGTTCGAGGGCCGGTTCGAGCGCCCCGCGATCGCCGCCTTGGAGTGGAAGGAGTGGAGCCCGAAGAAGGCGAGGATCCAGTTCCCGCTCTCCGGATCGGAGGAGATCCGGTTCACGCGCGCCTCGGTCCCGCCTCCCGCCCCCGAGACGGCCGCAGCTCCGGCGGCGATCACCGAGCCCGCGCCGGCCGCCGCGCCGCCGCCCGCTCGCGAGCCCGACCCGATCCCCCTGGTCGCGGCCTTGAACCCCAGGGTCGCCGTCGTGAGGCCGTCCGTCGACGCCGTGGCCTCCGCCCCGCGCCCGGCACCGGCGCCGGTCGCCCCCGCGCCCGTCGTGGCCGAGACCCCTATCGATCTCCGCGCGAAGGAGCCCGTCAAGAAGCGCCAGACCGGCGAGGGGGTGGTGCTCGACGACGTGTTCTTCCACGTGTTCGAGCGCATGCACGAGATCTATTCCTTCCGCGATCACGACAAGGTCGCGGAGTTCGCCCTCAAGCTGGCCCAGGAGTTCATCAAGTGCGAGGCCGGGAGCACGATGCTGATCACGCCCGGCAAGTACGAACTGTACGTGGCCGCCGCCCAGGGCGCGGTGGCGCAGTCGCTGCAGGGCAAGCGCATGTCGCTCACCAAGGGGATCGTCGGCTTCGCGACGCGGGCCGGCGCCGTGGTCACGGTGTCGGATCCCGAGAACGATCCGCGGTTTCACGACGAGTTCGACAAGGCGACGAGCTTCAGGACGCGCAACGTCGTGTGCGCGCCTATCCAGTTCGAGGGCAAGACGATCGGCGCCATCGAGCTGCTGAACAGCCCGCGCGCGAGCGGGTTCCTCCAGAGCGAGGCGAACGTGCTCTCCTACATCGCCGGCGCGGTCGGCGAGTACGTCGACACGTCGCTCCCCTCCCGCGAGGCCGAGTTCAGCGACAAGGAGTTCGCCGAGTTCCTCCCGGCGAGGAGGGCCGCGGCGATGCAGCGGGGGGCGCCCGTGAAGCCCGCGAAGCCCGCGAACCCGCCGGCGCCGGCGCAGGCCACGCCCGCCGTGAAGCCCGTCGTCAAGACGACGATGGCCGAGACCCCGGCGGCCAAGAAGACCCAGCCCGCCCCGAAGCACAAGAAGAAGCGCAAGCGCTAG